CATTCACTGGATGAAAGAGCGTTATGTTGGTCGCGGCCGGTTTGATTTTGATTGGTCTCGTGGCGTTGGTCATTGGGGGCGAACTGCTGGTACGCGGAGCCTCGCAACTGGCTTCGTTGATCGGCGTTTCTCCGCTGGTCATCGGTCTGACGGTGGTGGCCTTCGGTACCAGTGCCCCGGAACTGGCAGTCTCTTTAAAGGCCGGTTTCGCTGGCAATGCCGACATCGCCGTGGGCAATGTGATCGGCAGCAATATCTTCAATGTTTTGCTGATTCTCGGGCTTTCTGCCCTGGTGGCACCTCTCGCGGTGAATTCGCAACTGATTCGCCTCGAACTCCCTTTAATGATCGGTGTTTCTGTCCTGGTCTGGGTAATGGGGCTCAATGGCAATATTGGCCGGATCGAGGGCGGTTTACTATTTGCCGGGCTGGCGGCCTACATCGTCTGGTCGGTGGTCCAAAGCCGGCGTGAATCCAAAGCGATTAAGGAAGAGTTCGCCGAGGAGTTCGCTAAGGCCCCTTCGTCGACTGCCGGAACGATTTTGCAGTTGGTTTGGATCGCCCTGGGGCTGGTTGGGCTGGCCTTCGGCTCGAAATGGCTGGTTGACGGTGCGGTGATGATTGCCCGGCAGCTTGGAATGAGCGAACTGCTGATCGGTCTGACCATCGTGGCAGCCGGAACCTCGCTGCCAGAAGTGGTCGCCTCGGTGATGGCCTCGCTGAAAGGCGAGCGTGATATCGCTGTCGGAAATGTGGTCGGCAGCAATCTTTTCAACCTGATGTGCGTCCTGGGGCTGACTTCGGTCATAATGCCCGACG
The nucleotide sequence above comes from Bremerella sp. JC817. Encoded proteins:
- a CDS encoding calcium/sodium antiporter, which produces MLVAAGLILIGLVALVIGGELLVRGASQLASLIGVSPLVIGLTVVAFGTSAPELAVSLKAGFAGNADIAVGNVIGSNIFNVLLILGLSALVAPLAVNSQLIRLELPLMIGVSVLVWVMGLNGNIGRIEGGLLFAGLAAYIVWSVVQSRRESKAIKEEFAEEFAKAPSSTAGTILQLVWIALGLVGLAFGSKWLVDGAVMIARQLGMSELLIGLTIVAAGTSLPEVVASVMASLKGERDIAVGNVVGSNLFNLMCVLGLTSVIMPDGVPVASTAIWQDMPIMIGASLLCLPIFFTARRIDRWEGGIFLGWYVLYTTYLVLKATNPTLAYGFGLVAVWGLIPLTVVVLLVSVVLTRPAEPELPQNEGASG